DNA from Bacteroidota bacterium:
AATTTTGGGTCGGCATACGAGAAAGTTTCAAATGCTTTCGGTAGCCACACTAACCCAACAACAATCGCAACTGTGAGTAGAACAAAACCAAGCTTCGTTGCGGTTAAACTCATCTTTTCTAAAATTTCTAAGTTCGGCAGTCGTTGATAAACTATGCCGAAGCGATTCGATTTGATGTCGTGGTAGAGCATCAGATATAACATGCCGTAAATTGCAGAGATAGTAATCGCAGAAAATCCCAATAACGCACTCACTACGTGGAAGCCGAGTAAGTTACTGCGTAAGACATCGGGAACGTTCAATAAATCTTTTATGAACAGTGAAGAAAAAAGCTGGAAGAAGAATCCAACAATCAAAATAAAAAATCCGGTCGAACGGACTTTGGTTTTCACCTGAATATATGCGTAAGCCAGAGTAACACTAAAAGCAACTGTTGAGAATATCTCAAAAATTGTAGTGATGGGAGAATGTGCAAAAGCAACCGTTCTCAAAATTAGATAAATAAAATGGACGATTATTAATACAAAGAGAAGTGGTGTTTTTAATGTTTCTGCCGGTTTTGATAATTTAAAAAAAGATTTTCCATAAGCATAAACAACGCCTATGTATAAAATCGGCAGAAGAATATTTAACAGGTCAATTAAGAACTTCATTGGTTCAATTTAAAAATGTTAATTTGGATATAAAGATACTCAACTCGAGTGCCATAAGCAATTTTTAGTGAATTTAAGTGCTTTTAGCAGTGTTCTCACGTCCCTTACTAAATTTGATTGCATCTACCGAGTGGGTTTCTTATATTTGAGAGCAAAAATTTTATTCAAAAATTAATAAAAGGATTACTTATTATGGAACAGGTGTTGAAACATATAGAAGAAAACAAACAAAACTTTCTTAACGAATTAAAAGAGTTCATAGCAATTCCAAGCATCAGTACAGGAGAAGAAAATAAAAATGAAGTAGCCCGTTGTGCAAATTGGGTTGCCGACCATCTTAAAAAAATCGGAATGAATAATGTTCAAGTACTTCCGACGGAAGGACACCCAGTTGTTTATGGCGAATGGCTTGGTGCGCCTGGCAAGCCGACGGTTCTTATTTACGGACACTACGATGTTCAACCCGTTGACCCGATTGAGTTGTGGGAGTCGCCGCCGTTTGAAGCGACTGTGCGTGGAGAAAATCTTTATGCACGCGGCGCTGCCGACGACAAAGGTCAGGTGTTTATACATTTCAAAGCCATCGAAGCTTATATGAAAAATAACGGCACTCTTCCGATTAATATAAAATTGATGATAGAAGGTGAAGAAGAAGTGGGAAGTGCAAATCTTCCGAAGTTTTTAAAAGAACACAAAGATTTATTGAAAGCCGAACTGATTGTCGTATCCGACTCATCTATGTTTGCAAAGGGAGTTCCTTCGATATGTTACGGACTTCGCGGGTTAAGTTATATGCAGATTGATTTAGTCGGTCCGAAAGGTGATTTGCATTCGGGTTCGTTCGGCGGTTCGGTTCATAACCCGATTCAGGCGCTCACTGAAATTGTAGCATCGTTGCACGATAAAAATGGAAAGATTACAATTCCCGGATTTTATAAAGATGTTCTCGCGTTGACTAAAAAAGAACACGATGCGTTTAAAAAACTTCCTTGGAACGATAAAAAGTATGCAAAAGAATTAGGCGTGAAACAGCTTTATGGAGAAAAAGGATTTACAACACTTGAACGTTTGTGGGCGCGCCCGACACTCGAGTGCAACGGAATCTGGGGTGGGTTCACCGGTGAAGGGGCAAAGACTGTCCTTCCATCAAAAGCATCCGCAAAAATTTCTATGCGGTTAGTTCCGCATCAAAAGTCGGCAAAGATTGCCAAACTTTTTGAGAAACATATTCAGAAAATTGCACCAAAGTCAGTTCAAGTTACAGTTCGAAATTTACACGGCGGCGAAGCTGCAATAACTCCAATAGATAGTCCAGGTGTAAAAGCGGCAGTCGCAGCACTCGAAAAAGGTTTTAACAAAAAGCCGTTATACCAAAGAGAGGGCGGTTCGATTCCGATTGTTGTTGAGTTCAAACAAATCCTCGGCCTCGATACAGTTCTGCTTGGCTTCGGTTTGCCGGATGAGAATGCGCACGCGCCGAATGAGTTCATCAATCTTGATAATTTCTACGGCGGTATGAGAACGGTAGCACATCTGTTCAATGAACTGCCAAATTATTTGAAGAAGAAATAAAAGGGTAAAAAATGTTATTAAGGGCGGTTCCAAAAATTGACTTATTGAATACTTTTTTTGTATATTTAA
Protein-coding regions in this window:
- the ccsA gene encoding cytochrome c biogenesis protein CcsA gives rise to the protein MKFLIDLLNILLPILYIGVVYAYGKSFFKLSKPAETLKTPLLFVLIIVHFIYLILRTVAFAHSPITTIFEIFSTVAFSVTLAYAYIQVKTKVRSTGFFILIVGFFFQLFSSLFIKDLLNVPDVLRSNLLGFHVVSALLGFSAITISAIYGMLYLMLYHDIKSNRFGIVYQRLPNLEILEKMSLTATKLGFVLLTVAIVVGLVWLPKAFETFSYADPKLIGTVFIWVLYATGLAANKIARWQGKRIVWLSILGFIVSFFSMTIVNMFFSGFHKFY
- a CDS encoding dipeptidase, which encodes MEQVLKHIEENKQNFLNELKEFIAIPSISTGEENKNEVARCANWVADHLKKIGMNNVQVLPTEGHPVVYGEWLGAPGKPTVLIYGHYDVQPVDPIELWESPPFEATVRGENLYARGAADDKGQVFIHFKAIEAYMKNNGTLPINIKLMIEGEEEVGSANLPKFLKEHKDLLKAELIVVSDSSMFAKGVPSICYGLRGLSYMQIDLVGPKGDLHSGSFGGSVHNPIQALTEIVASLHDKNGKITIPGFYKDVLALTKKEHDAFKKLPWNDKKYAKELGVKQLYGEKGFTTLERLWARPTLECNGIWGGFTGEGAKTVLPSKASAKISMRLVPHQKSAKIAKLFEKHIQKIAPKSVQVTVRNLHGGEAAITPIDSPGVKAAVAALEKGFNKKPLYQREGGSIPIVVEFKQILGLDTVLLGFGLPDENAHAPNEFINLDNFYGGMRTVAHLFNELPNYLKKK